One window of Nicotiana tomentosiformis chromosome 11, ASM39032v3, whole genome shotgun sequence genomic DNA carries:
- the LOC138901403 gene encoding uncharacterized protein encodes MTEVEKRLQIIEAKNLSQQHGSKHAELSQQHGSKHADLGGDVGKHLKTQNLQTNTILHTAAATTTIDILIKYELAIRNEFSSMTTEIEEQQKEKTVSRNLMNKLAICNMCYIDEYTCAFKEYYYKGTYSVEEGKEIRKIYFTKLPEPFSSKIIRDWEKAGLEDTLGARIRYLKNWFIELCEKHKEEIKMEKTLIKNLTCCKIKTAPQFGCTDNYYKKKNYKRKYKKYRRNKLKYKYKNPRKRYYIKDYKRKRPYRIKKKLSECTCYNCGKLGHLAKDCKLPRDPKKKQITEINTDNEEYMQLDYIDYELDSEDSIYELEPELETEIESEKELSDIEEND; translated from the exons ATGACGGAAGTAGAAAAGAGGTTGCAGATTATAGAAGCAAAAAACCTAAGCCAGCAGCATGGCTCAAAACATGCGGAACTAAGCCAGCAGCATGGCTCAAAACATGCGGACCTAGGAGGTGACGTTGGGAAACACCTAAAAACCCAAAACCTACAAACTAACACTATTTTACATACAGCTGCAG CTACAACAACTATAGACATAttaataaaatatgaattagCTATAAGAAATGAATTTAGTAGTATGACAACAGAAATAGAAgagcaacaaaaagaaaaaacagtAAGTAGAAATCTAATGAACAAACTAGCTATATGTAACATGTGTTACATAGACGAATATACGTGTGCATTTAAAGAATATTACTATAAAGGAACATATAGTgttgaagaaggaaaagaaatcagaaaaatatactttacaaaattaccagaaccttttagTTCTAAAATAATAAGAGATTGGGAAAAAGCAGGATTAGAAGATACCTTAGGAGCTAGAATTAGATATTTAAAGAATTGGTTTATAGAATTATGTgaaaaacataaagaagaaattaaaatggAAAAAACACTGATAAAAAACCTTACATGTTGTAAAATTAAAACTGCACCCCAGTTTGGATGTACAGAtaattattataaaaagaaaaattataaaagaaaatataaaaaatatagaagaaaTAAGTTAAAATATAAGTATAAAAACCCGAGGAAAAGATATTATATAAAAGATTACAAAAGAAAAAGACCATATAGAATTAAGAAAAAATTATCCGAATGTACTTGttacaattgtggaaaattaggacACCTAGCCAAAGATTGTAAATTACCTAGAGACCCTAAAAAGaaacaaataacagaaattaacaCTGATAATGAAGAATACATGCAACTAGACTATATAGATTATGAAttagatagtgaagatagtatTTATGAATTAGAACCTGAATTAGAAACAGAAATAGAATCAGAAAAAGAACTATCAGATATAGAGGAAAATGACTGA
- the LOC138900766 gene encoding uncharacterized protein, translated as MNKEEFAVDEKTYENLDGLKIKIITSNIGRRYKKVGENIYLMLEKETARLEDSLTAMTRIIKENEEIDRKNEIEKIRQQAKKELQQVEENKNTRIMELEKELAILKELYENKQREREKKKELEQEERLKEEIEKFREKLKEDIEVKLEEINETNNENEQNTESSEDSEISETYTELITKTNNIINPEIYAGDISEKPSTSKERKYKQTIPTYYNNNYERSDRSKVLWDKRLNRKWTPKTINEQYNFLDLDCVEDVNKIIQLWVGYISKQLIDNKIPIPEAPGYIERTIIGTVKLWIQNLNDESIKALRSNKKFDGESATTTIDILIKYELAIRNEFSSMTTEIEEQQKEKTVSRNLMNKLAICNMCYIDEYTCAFKEYYYKGTYSVEEGKEIRKIYFTKLPEPFSSKIIRDWEKAGLEDTLGARIRYLKNWFIELCEKHKEEIKMEKTLIKNLTCCKIKTAPQFGCTDNYYKKKNYKRKYKKYRRNKLKYKYKNPRKRYYIKDYKRKRPYRIKKKLSECTCYNCGKLGHLAKDCKLPRDPKKKQITEINTDNEEYMQLDYIDYELDSEDSIYELEPELETEIESEKELSDIEEND; from the coding sequence atgaataaagaaGAATTTGCGGTAGACGAAAAAACATACGAAAATTTGGatggattaaaaataaaaataataacctcAAATATAGGAAGAAGATATAAGAAAGTAGGAGAAAACATATATTTAATGTTAGAAAAAGAAACTGCAAGATTAGAAGATAGTTTAACAGCAATGACaagaataataaaagaaaatgaagaaattgataggaaaaatgaaattgaaaaaattaggcaacaagctaaaaaagaattacagcaagtggaagaaaacaaaaacaccaggataatggaattagaaaaagaattagCAATATTAAAAGAATTGTATGAAAACAaacagagagaaagagaaaagaaaaaagaattagagCAAGAAGAAAGATTGAAGGAAGAAATAGAAAAATTTAGGGAAAAATTAAAAGAGGACATAGAAGTAAAACTTGAAGAAATAAATGAAACTAATAATGAAAATGAACAGAATACAGAAAGTTCAGAAGATTcagaaataagtgaaacatatacagaacttataACTAAAACAAATAACATAATAAATCCAGAAATATATGCCGGAGATATAAGCGAAAAACCAAGtacatcaaaagaaagaaaatacaaacaaacaataccaacatattacAATAATAATTATGAACGAAGTGACAGAAGTAAAGTATTATGGGATAAAAGATTAAACAGAAAATGGACACCAAAAACAATAAATGAACAATATAACTTTTTGGACTTAGATTGCGTAGAAGAcgttaataaaataatacaactatgggtaggatatatatcaaaacaattaatagataataaaataccaattccagaagcaccaggatatatagaaaggACAATAATAGGAACAGTAAAATTATGGATACAAAATCTAAATGATGAAAGTATAAAAGCAttaagaagtaataaaaaattcGATGGTGAATCAGCTACAACAACTATAGACATAttaataaaatatgaattagCTATAAGAAATGAATTTAGTAGTATGACAACAGAAATAGAAgagcaacaaaaagaaaaaacagtAAGTAGAAATCTAATGAACAAACTAGCTATATGTAACATGTGTTACATAGACGAATATACGTGTGCATTTAAAGAATATTACTATAAAGGAACATATAGTgttgaagaaggaaaagaaatcagaaaaatatactttacaaaattaccagaaccttttagTTCTAAAATAATAAGAGATTGGGAAAAAGCAGGATTAGAAGATACCTTAGGAGCTAGAATTAGATATTTAAAGAATTGGTTTATAGAATTATGTgaaaaacataaagaagaaattaaaatggAAAAAACACTGATAAAAAACCTTACATGTTGTAAAATTAAAACTGCACCCCAGTTTGGATGTACAGAtaattattataaaaagaaaaattataaaagaaaatataaaaaatatagaagaaaTAAGTTAAAATATAAGTATAAAAACCCGAGGAAAAGATATTATATAAAAGATTACAAAAGAAAAAGACCATATAGAATTAAGAAAAAATTATCCGAATGTACTTGttacaattgtggaaaattaggacACCTAGCCAAAGATTGTAAATTACCTAGAGACCCTAAAAAGaaacaaataacagaaattaacaCTGATAATGAAGAATACATGCAACTAGACTATATAGATTATGAAttagatagtgaagatagtatTTATGAATTAGAACCTGAATTAGAAACAGAAATAGAATCAGAAAAAGAACTATCAGATATAGAGGAAAATGACTGA